The window CGTCTTTAATTTGAGCGGCAATCTCTTCGTTGCTGATTGAACCCGACTCAAAATCAAAGTTATCGTAGAAGCTAGGTACTGAAAGTGATGCCTTAACGTTACCACCAAAGTAAGGAGCCGAACCTGTCGCTGCGCCAAGTACTGTTTGTGCGCCACCTGGGCCTGGTGATGTCGCTAGGTAAACCGCAGGCTTCTCACCAAACACTGAGCGTTCAATACGTGTCGCCCAATCAAATAGGTTTTTGTACGCCGCAGGATAGTGGCCGTTGTGCTCAGCGAAAGAGATAACAAATGCGTCCGCTTCTGCTAGGTCACGCAAAAAAGCTTGAGCGCCTTCCGCTTGGCCAATCTCTTTTTCAGTGTCTTCACTGAACATAGGAACATTGTAATCGTTGATGTTTAGAACTTTGACTTCAGCACCTTCAATCAAGTTAGCTGCGTAAGTTGCTAGAGTTTTGTTGATAGAGGTAGAGCTGGTGCTTGCGCCGAATGCGATAACTTTCATGATGTGACCTTTTCTGTGATTCTGTTAAGTGGGATTAGAATAACGTAGTCAGAAAATGGAACCATCACAAGAAATGAACGGACTCATTCAAAAATTTCGAATGAGTCTCAAATTATAGGTTCGCTCAAAAATGAGGGGGAGAGTTGTGAGCGACTAGCGCTAGACGAATAATGCTAAACGACTAAAGTTAAGCTTGGTTTTGCAGCTCAACCCAAAGGTCATTAACGATCGTACGATCGGCTGGCGTCAATTCAGAACGTGCGTCTTCTAGGCTCTTCTCAATACGCAATTTCACTTCTGCTAAGTCTTCAATGCCGTCTTCTTCACATGAAGCCACTGAAAGAGAAATATGACCACGTAAGTAACCACCAGCAAACAGTTCATCATCTGATGCGTTTTCAATGCGAGCATCAATTACTTCAAGTAGTTTTTCTTCAAATTCGATAATCATAATATTCTCTTATTTCACAATAAATTGGCTAGCACATAAAGGTTCTACATCGTAGAAGCTGCGCAATGCTTCAGAGAGCATTTTTACGCGAGGCGGAAGGCCAACTTCAAAGATACCCATGACTTCGCTGTGTACTTTATTCATAAAGGCCAAACGATCTGGCTCAAAATCGCCGTGTAGATTGTCACAGCTGACATTAAAAGGAAAGCCTGCGCTCGTCGCAATGATCCATTCATACGCTTGTGGGCGAATTTCTACTTTTTCAAACTCAGCTTGAACCGACTCAGTGCGACCATCTGGCTCATACCAATAGCCAAAATCTTCCAATAAACGACGCTCAGGGCCAGCAACACACCAGTGCGCTATTTCGTGTAGCGCAGAAGCGTAAAAGCCACGTGCGAAGACAATTCTGTGGTGTGGGATATCATCATCGGCAGGCAAGTAAATAGGCTCATCTGCGCCTAACTCTAATTTAGTATTAAAGCTGCCATAAAAAGTCTGATTAAAAATATCGATAATGTCGGAATATTGGTGCGTCATAAAGCTTGCTTGAAATGAAATAAACACGCGTATTTTGCTTTGTTTTATCGGCTTGGTAAAGCCCCTATCAGGCGTAATGTTAACGACGCCAGTGCTCTCCACCAGCACAAAGCCACCTATCTCTACGATAGATAACCTCAAGTTACTCCAATTGATTAGTTCAGCTAATCTGAAACCTCGATTCACGGTACAAATATTCATTCGTCAAAGGCCATTTTTACTACTACACTCGCGCTTCATTTTTATATCCCCAAGGCCTATAACTCTCCAATTTATAGACCTAAATAATAGAGCTACAGCAATGCTACTAAGTGTTTTGTATATCATTGGCATCACGGCAGAAGCCATGACCGGCGCTCTCAGCGCTGGCAAACAAAAAATGGATTGGTTTGGTGTAATGTTGGTTGCGAGTGCAACGGCAATTGGCGGCGGTACAGTACGAGATATCTTACTTGGCCATTACCCTTTAGGTTGGGTTGAAAATCCACAATATCTGGCGATCACCTGTATCGCAGGTGTCATCACGACCGGACTCGCTAAATGGGTAATCAAGCTAAAAGGGTTATTCATTCGTTTGGATGCGCTGGGGCTTATCGTATTCAGT of the Vibrio lentus genome contains:
- a CDS encoding NADPH-dependent FMN reductase translates to MKVIAFGASTSSTSINKTLATYAANLIEGAEVKVLNINDYNVPMFSEDTEKEIGQAEGAQAFLRDLAEADAFVISFAEHNGHYPAAYKNLFDWATRIERSVFGEKPAVYLATSPGPGGAQTVLGAATGSAPYFGGNVKASLSVPSFYDNFDFESGSISNEEIAAQIKDAIAKL
- a CDS encoding YfcL family protein — protein: MIIEFEEKLLEVIDARIENASDDELFAGGYLRGHISLSVASCEEDGIEDLAEVKLRIEKSLEDARSELTPADRTIVNDLWVELQNQA
- a CDS encoding elongation factor P hydroxylase, which gives rise to MTHQYSDIIDIFNQTFYGSFNTKLELGADEPIYLPADDDIPHHRIVFARGFYASALHEIAHWCVAGPERRLLEDFGYWYEPDGRTESVQAEFEKVEIRPQAYEWIIATSAGFPFNVSCDNLHGDFEPDRLAFMNKVHSEVMGIFEVGLPPRVKMLSEALRSFYDVEPLCASQFIVK